The Pocillopora verrucosa isolate sample1 chromosome 14, ASM3666991v2, whole genome shotgun sequence genome has a segment encoding these proteins:
- the LOC136277994 gene encoding importin-9-like isoform X2: MAEEQLKVLEVTEAELTVDKEGALAIRQPASVILKQHIGAHWNSSAEKFRPPETTESTKKGICHLLPGGLQESINKVRSSVPYAISAIAYWDWPEAWPHLFGNLMQALTCGDGNLVHGTMRVLTGTIEEDAMVRSFVALGN; this comes from the exons ATGGCAGAAGAACAGCTAAAGGTTCTCGAGGTCACAGAAG CAGAACTCACAGTTGACAAAGAGGGAGCTCTGGCTATCAGACAG CCTGCCTCAGTCATTCTAAAACAGCATATTGGAGCCCACTGGAATAGCAGTGCTGAGAAATTTAGACCTCCTGAGACTACAGAATCT ACCAAGAAAGGGATTTGTCATCTTTTACCAGGAGGTCTACAGGAATCAATCAATAAAGTCAGGTCAAGTGTG CCATATGCAATCTCAGCCATAGCATATTGGGACTGGCCTGAAGCTTGGCCACATTTGTTTGGGAATCTGATGCAAGCATTGACATGTGGTGATGGCAATTTGGTTCATGGGACCATGAGAGTTTTAACAG GTACAATAGAAGAAGATGCTATGGTGAGATCATTTGTGGCTTTGGGAAATTGA
- the LOC136277994 gene encoding importin-9-like isoform X1 has product MAEEQLKVLEVTEAELTVDKEGALAIRQPASVILKQHIGAHWNSSAEKFRPPETTESTKKGICHLLPGGLQESINKVRSSVPYAISAIAYWDWPEAWPHLFGNLMQALTCGDGNLVHGTMRVLTGMKNFTSLKLIRGEGTATGKWKLLKWCNPSDLCK; this is encoded by the exons ATGGCAGAAGAACAGCTAAAGGTTCTCGAGGTCACAGAAG CAGAACTCACAGTTGACAAAGAGGGAGCTCTGGCTATCAGACAG CCTGCCTCAGTCATTCTAAAACAGCATATTGGAGCCCACTGGAATAGCAGTGCTGAGAAATTTAGACCTCCTGAGACTACAGAATCT ACCAAGAAAGGGATTTGTCATCTTTTACCAGGAGGTCTACAGGAATCAATCAATAAAGTCAGGTCAAGTGTG CCATATGCAATCTCAGCCATAGCATATTGGGACTGGCCTGAAGCTTGGCCACATTTGTTTGGGAATCTGATGCAAGCATTGACATGTGGTGATGGCAATTTGGTTCATGGGACCATGAGAGTTTTAACAGGTATGAAAAACTTTACTTCACTAAAGCTTATTAGGGGTGAAGGAACGGCTACTGGAAAATGGAAGCTTTTGAAATGGTGTAATCCGTCTGACTTGTGCAAATGA